ATCGGCAGGCGCGGGTAGAGCAACAGCAGCACCGTCACGCCGACAGCACCGGCGCCGACCGACGAGATCGAGACCAGCACGCCGAGCACGATGCCCGTGATCACGGTCGCCATCAGTGTGGTGCGCTCGTCGAGCTGCTCCATGCGGCGGCGATAGCGCTCCATGATCGACTTGCGGAAGATCAGCGATGTCGCGGTGAGGATCAGCGCGAAGCACAGAACCAGATTGACCAGGTTGCGCTCGATGTCGCTTCGAAGATCCAGCTTCCACAGCACCAGCAGCGTCAGCGCGCTTGCCGGAATGCTGCCGCAGGCCAGCCGCAGTACCGCGCGCCAATGGACGCTGCGCGACCAACCATGCACCACGCTGCCGCCGGTCTTGGTGGCGGCGGCGTAGAGCAGGTCGGTGCCGACGGCCGTGGTCGGATGGATGCCGAACAGCAGGATCAGGAGCGGCGTCATCAATGAGCCGCCTCCCACGCCGGTCAGCCCGACAAGCAGGCCGACGCCGAAACCGGAAGCGACGTAAAGCGGATCAATCATGGCTAAGCGAATCTAGGTTTATCTCGTCAGTTGGGCAATATGACGTAGGATAAACTTTCCCCGCGACGCAACCTGTTGGACAGAATAAGAAAAATTGTGCTGCGGACTGGCCATGGAGAGAGGTTTCGCCTGTTTCGCGCGCTCATCTGGAAACAGTCGTCCCCGGAGCAACGCCCAAGCGGGCGTGCATCGTGCCTATTTACCAAACGCGAGCACGTGCAGCCCCAGCCGCTGCCGCACGATCCAAAACAGCAGCACTGTCTCGAAGGTGAGCGAGATCGAGGTCGCGGCCGCGGCGCCGTGACCGCCGAAGCGCGGCACCAGCGCGATGCAGAGCACGACGTTCATGACGAATGCCAGCGCATAGGCGAGCGCGCAGATCTTCTGCTGGCCGAGCATGTTGAGCAGCCGCTCCACGGGACCGATCGCGGCGCGCACCACGAGGCCTACAGCGGCGACGAACATGATGTCGTAGCCGACAACGAATTGCGGTCCGAACAGCCAGAGCAGCGGCTTGCCGAGGGCGAGCAGCACGATGGTTGCCGCCAGCGACGGCCAGAACGTCCAGACGATGGCATGCGTGACATAGGCTGACAGGCGCGCCTTGTCGCCGCTGGCGTTGTATTCGGCGAAACGATGCGCCGTGGTTGCCGACATCGCATAGTGAATGAACGACACCAGGGCCAGCGTCTTCACGACGGCAAAATAGACGCCGACCTCGTCGGACGGGCGGAACTGTTGCAGCACCAGCACGTCGGTGTAGGAGAGCAGCAGGTAAAAGCTCTCGACCAGGAGAATCGGCAGCGAGATCGCGAGCCAGCCGCCGATGTCATAGGCCCTGGGCCCCGGCGCGATGTGATCGGCGAGCCTGCGGTTCAGCACCACCATCTGCCCGGTCATCGCGATCCACACCGCGCCCGCGCTCGCCAGCATCGCCGCGACGGCGCCGAGACGATAGCCGAGCAGGAACGCGCCGGCCGTGATGCCGATGATCAGCGCCTGGCGGATGATGAATTGCGGCATCAGGCCGAGCTGCATCCAGTCATGCGAGCGCGCGATGCCATCCTGGGTGTTGGCGACGACGAAGGCTGGCAGCGTCATGCAGCCGATATAGAGCGGCAGCTCCTCGGCCGGATCGATCCAGGGCGACAGCAGTCTGACGATGCCGGCAAGCGCCAGCGAGACCAGCATGGAAACCGCGAAGGTCAGCCAGCGGCTGCCGGACAGAAAGCCGCGCAACAGCGCATGATCGCCGCTGGCGCGGTATTCCGGAATGATCTTTTGCGCGGAGGCGGAGATGCCGAAATCCATCATGCTGCCGAGCAGCAACACCCAGGTCCAGACATAGACATAGATGCCGTAATCGGACGTCCCCATCCAGCGCGCCAGCAGCACCTGCGAAAAATAGGCGAGGCCCGCGCTGATGACGCGAATGATGAAAATGGTGCCGGCGAGCCGCCGCGTCAGCGATGCTTCGCTCGAGCCGCCCGTCAGTTTTCCGCGCAGCCGTGCGATCAGCCCGGCCGGTCCGGTCGTTGCGGGTTCTGCATCCATCACGGCCAAGTCGAGATCCCCAGGCGTTCGCATGTCGCGGCAGCGTCCGGACTTAGCAACCATTCGTTAAGATTCGGTTGGGTGGGCACGCTGCGGCGCCACTCTGCGCTGTTGCTGCGGCGTATGGCTCCCGGATCTGCGCGCGCTGAAGCGCGCTTGTCCGGGACGACAGCTGAGAGCAGAGCGACAGCTTCGCCTCACTCCAAATTCGTATTGAACTCGTACGACTTGTCCGGCCCCACCAGCGTGAATTTCAGCGCAGCGCCATCAGGCTTGACGCCCGGCGGCAATCCGTCGAGCTCGAAGGAAAATCGCTGCACCCCGGGCGGACTGTGTTCGACCGCATCGGGAATCGGCAGCGACCACTCCGGCGTCGGCCCTTCCACGAACAGATTGACCTTGCTGCCCTCGGGGGCGACGACATCGACCACCACGTTCTTGGGCCCGTCGCGCTTGACGTCGCGGATCGTCAGCGGATTGGGGTCGCCGATATTGGCCGGCTTCGGCACGGTATCGAGTGCTGCGCGCAAATTGCCGTCTTCAGTCGATGCGACGTTGTTGAAGCCGAGCTCGACATTGGCCTCGACGGGAATGCAGAGCTTTTCGCAGACCGCGTAGTTGATCTCGGCGCGCAGCGTCACCGGCTTGTCGACCGCCTTGGCGACGATGCGCAAGGGCAGCACGATCTGGTCGTGATAGCCGATCGAATGGCCGCCCGCGCCATCGTCGAATTTGAGCGGCGCCGGCCACATCACGGTCACTGCTTCGACATTGTCCGACTTGGAGAAGTCGAACCGTGGCGGAACGCCCGAATCGCCCGGCATGCGCCAGTAGGTCTTCCAGCCGGGTTCGAGCTGGACGGCGATACCGCCGAGCAGCACCGTACCACTGCGCGATCCCGCAAGCAGGCGCACTGCGGAATGTCCGTCGCGCTGCCACGGCGACGCATCGTCGGCATGGGCGGCCAGCGCCAACGACGACGCAAGCAAGGTTGTCGCGACGCCGATCGCCGCATGCAGGGGAACTCTTGTCAGCATGGCACGTCTTTACAGGGTCACCCCTCGTCAAACCATTGAATTGCTTGTGATGGATGCACTCGAATCCTATCTCTGCAAGCCTTGATTTGACAGCAGGGCGGCCCGACATCAGGATAGGAATTCAAACCGGAGTGCTTTACCGATGGCTCCCACAGGCAAGAGGACGGGCGAAAGCACCCGCGGCGCAGGCCCCAGGCTCCCCAATTCCGCCGTTTACCTCGACGGCCGGCTCCTGATCGCGATGCCCGTGATGGGCGACTCACGTTTCGAGCGCTCGGTGATCTATCTCTGCGCTCATTCCGCCGAGGGCGCGATGGGCATCATCGTTAATCATCCGGCGGGCAGCATCGACTTTCCCGAATTGTTGGAGCAGCTCGGCATCGTCAAGAAGGGCGAACACATCAAGCTGCCTGAAAATGCCGAAAGCATGAAGGTGCTGCGTGGCGGGCCGGTCGACACCGGCCGCGGCTTCGTGCTGCATTCCAGCGATTTCTACATCGAGAATGCGACGCTGCGGATCGACGACGGCGTCTGCCTTACCGCGACGGTCGACATCCTGCGCGCGATCGCCAACGGCTCCGGCCCCAAGCACGCCATCCTCGCGCTTGGCTACGCCGGCTGGGGACCCGGGCAGCTCGAGACCGAGATTCAGGGCAACGGGTGGTTGCATTGCGACGCGGATGCGGACCTGATCTTCGGCGACGACGTCGACGAGAAATACGGCCGCGCGCTGCGCAAGATCGGCATCGATCCCGGCATGCTGTCGAACGAGGCCGGGCACGCGTAGCTGGTGGGGCGACTTTGGAGTCGCGCGTCACCTTCCGCTGGATGCCCCGGCTGGACCGGCGCATCCAGTACGCCGCGGCCTATCGATTGAATCACGACCGTCACGGACTACTGGATCGCCCGGTCCAGCCGGGCGATGACAGCGGTTGCTGAGTAGCGCTTACTCCGCCGCCTGCTGTTGCACCGTCGGCTCGGTCCCCGCCACCGTCGCGCGGCGCATGTCGCGGGGTTGCGACTGGTCGTAGCGGCGGACGCGGTGCATGGTCTGGCGATTGTCCCACATCACGAGGTCATGCAGCTTCCATTTGTGGACGTAAACGAACTCGGCTTGCGTCGCATGCTCATTGAGATCGCGCAGCAGCAGGCGTCCTTCCGGCATGCTCATGCCGACCACCTTGCCGGCATGCGATGACAGATAGAGCGATTTGCGGCGGTGCACGGGATGGGTCCGCACCAGCCGCTGCAGCACCGGCTTGAACATCGCCTTTTCCTCGTCGGTATATTCGGTGAAGCCGAGCGATCCCCGCGAATACATCAGCGAGTGCTCGCAGACGAGGTCCTCGATCTCCGCCTTGGTCTCGTCGTCGAGCGCGTCATAGGCCGCGCGCATGTCGGCGAATTCGGTGTTGCCGCCCTTCGGGTTCACCACGCGCGCCGACAGCAGCGAGAACTTCG
This genomic interval from Bradyrhizobium guangzhouense contains the following:
- a CDS encoding sulfite exporter TauE/SafE family protein, producing MIDPLYVASGFGVGLLVGLTGVGGGSLMTPLLILLFGIHPTTAVGTDLLYAAATKTGGSVVHGWSRSVHWRAVLRLACGSIPASALTLLVLWKLDLRSDIERNLVNLVLCFALILTATSLIFRKSIMERYRRRMEQLDERTTLMATVITGIVLGVLVSISSVGAGAVGVTVLLLLYPRLPMATIVGSDIAHAVPLTLVAGIGHWMLGSVDWGLMGVLLLGSLPGIIIGSYSATRVPETVLRVALASVLVVVASKIMFAELNLQSAIVTALAWSH
- a CDS encoding polysaccharide biosynthesis C-terminal domain-containing protein, with translation MAVMDAEPATTGPAGLIARLRGKLTGGSSEASLTRRLAGTIFIIRVISAGLAYFSQVLLARWMGTSDYGIYVYVWTWVLLLGSMMDFGISASAQKIIPEYRASGDHALLRGFLSGSRWLTFAVSMLVSLALAGIVRLLSPWIDPAEELPLYIGCMTLPAFVVANTQDGIARSHDWMQLGLMPQFIIRQALIIGITAGAFLLGYRLGAVAAMLASAGAVWIAMTGQMVVLNRRLADHIAPGPRAYDIGGWLAISLPILLVESFYLLLSYTDVLVLQQFRPSDEVGVYFAVVKTLALVSFIHYAMSATTAHRFAEYNASGDKARLSAYVTHAIVWTFWPSLAATIVLLALGKPLLWLFGPQFVVGYDIMFVAAVGLVVRAAIGPVERLLNMLGQQKICALAYALAFVMNVVLCIALVPRFGGHGAAAATSISLTFETVLLFWIVRQRLGLHVLAFGK
- a CDS encoding protein-disulfide reductase DsbD domain-containing protein — encoded protein: MLTRVPLHAAIGVATTLLASSLALAAHADDASPWQRDGHSAVRLLAGSRSGTVLLGGIAVQLEPGWKTYWRMPGDSGVPPRFDFSKSDNVEAVTVMWPAPLKFDDGAGGHSIGYHDQIVLPLRIVAKAVDKPVTLRAEINYAVCEKLCIPVEANVELGFNNVASTEDGNLRAALDTVPKPANIGDPNPLTIRDVKRDGPKNVVVDVVAPEGSKVNLFVEGPTPEWSLPIPDAVEHSPPGVQRFSFELDGLPPGVKPDGAALKFTLVGPDKSYEFNTNLE
- a CDS encoding YqgE/AlgH family protein; translation: MAPTGKRTGESTRGAGPRLPNSAVYLDGRLLIAMPVMGDSRFERSVIYLCAHSAEGAMGIIVNHPAGSIDFPELLEQLGIVKKGEHIKLPENAESMKVLRGGPVDTGRGFVLHSSDFYIENATLRIDDGVCLTATVDILRAIANGSGPKHAILALGYAGWGPGQLETEIQGNGWLHCDADADLIFGDDVDEKYGRALRKIGIDPGMLSNEAGHA
- a CDS encoding TauD/TfdA dioxygenase family protein, whose product is MTIAIRQLQTHFVGEVSGLDLRNPLSPDEAREIESAMDTYAVLVFHDQDISDEQQMAFALNFGQREDARGGNITKASEHRLNSGLNDVSNLGKDGKPLARDSRANLFNLGNCLWHSDSSFRPIPAKFSLLSARVVNPKGGNTEFADMRAAYDALDDETKAEIEDLVCEHSLMYSRGSLGFTEYTDEEKAMFKPVLQRLVRTHPVHRRKSLYLSSHAGKVVGMSMPEGRLLLRDLNEHATQAEFVYVHKWKLHDLVMWDNRQTMHRVRRYDQSQPRDMRRATVAGTEPTVQQQAAE